TATTATGAATAAAAAACCTCTAAATTGTAAAATATATAGTATATTACAATTATAATTGGGAGGTACATTATGGGAAAAACACCTTTGAAAAAAGTTATAAAAGCTAAATTAAAAACAAATAAAGAGTTAACTAAGAATGAGATGCTTAGAGAGACGTTAAAATATGAAATAGCAGAAGAATTAGGGTTAACTAGTAAAATAGATGAATGTGGTTGGAGTGGATTAACAGCAGAAGAAACAGGTAGAATTGGAGGATTAATGAC
This window of the Clostridium estertheticum genome carries:
- a CDS encoding small, acid-soluble spore protein, alpha/beta type, with the protein product MGKTPLKKVIKAKLKTNKELTKNEMLRETLKYEIAEELGLTSKIDECGWSGLTAEETGRIGGLMTKRKKSINLPKNKDF